In the Candidatus Poribacteria bacterium genome, one interval contains:
- a CDS encoding class I SAM-dependent methyltransferase yields the protein MLLLALKEEPSNRQDRFASDTETMRTQLTPPYEKFAYAYDRMMANVNYTRWTHYIESLFDKYDCKPRTVLDVACGTCALTIELALRDYEMTGVDRAVGMLDVAKEKAAAHDVNIEFHYGDMREFQLNQRFDAVLCTYDSINYAYDETELSNVFQCVAEHLEPDGLFIFDVTTERNIVEHFHNRTFASNHEDYTYIWKNNYLHQSKMCRTILTFFIREGELFRRYEEIHQQRIFEVSTVNELLKAAGYKPLSAYDMYTFNRWNRYSDRINFTARLL from the coding sequence ATGCTTCTGTTGGCGTTAAAGGAGGAACCGAGTAACCGACAGGATCGGTTTGCAAGCGACACTGAGACAATGCGGACACAACTAACTCCCCCTTATGAGAAATTCGCCTACGCCTACGATAGGATGATGGCAAACGTCAACTACACGCGTTGGACACATTATATTGAGTCGCTTTTCGACAAATATGATTGTAAACCCCGTACGGTTCTCGACGTGGCGTGTGGTACCTGTGCTTTGACGATAGAGCTCGCATTAAGGGACTATGAGATGACTGGGGTGGACCGAGCCGTGGGTATGCTCGACGTTGCGAAGGAAAAAGCCGCGGCGCACGATGTAAATATCGAATTCCATTACGGCGACATGCGTGAGTTTCAATTGAACCAACGGTTTGACGCCGTCCTCTGCACCTACGATAGCATTAATTATGCCTACGATGAAACCGAATTAAGCAACGTCTTTCAGTGTGTTGCCGAACATCTCGAACCGGATGGCTTATTTATCTTTGACGTGACGACGGAACGGAACATTGTTGAGCATTTTCACAACAGAACCTTCGCGTCAAATCATGAGGATTATACCTACATCTGGAAAAACAACTACCTCCATCAGAGTAAGATGTGTCGCACAATCTTAACCTTTTTTATTCGGGAGGGCGAGCTGTTTCGCCGTTATGAAGAGATTCACCAACAGCGAATCTTTGAAGTCAGTACCGTTAATGAGCTGCTCAAAGCCGCTGGCTACAAGCCACTGAGTGCTTACGACATGTACACCTTCAATCGTTGGAACCGCTATTCGGATCGGATTAATTTCACAGCCCGTTTGCTCTGA
- a CDS encoding 3-isopropylmalate dehydrogenase, with translation MYKIGLIPGDGIGPEVTREAMKVFGAAAEQEGIQYETVEYDVGGDRYLATGEVLPDSVLEELRGLDAIYLGAIGHPDVKPGILEKGILLKVRFELDLYINLRPVKLYPGVPTPVKDKGPEEIDFIIVRENTEGLYAGIGGFLKRGTRDEVAIQEMINTYTGVERCVRYAYELTKKRDKENTLTLCDKANVLTYAHDLWRRVFDEVGEDYPDIKKEYAFVDATTMWMVKNPEWFDVIVTCNMFGDIITDLGAMIQGGMGVAASGNLNPESVAMFEPIHGSAPRYTGKNQINPIAAIGAAGMMLDHLGHGEAATKVEKSMSDLLASGKIKDLGAGRMGYTTEEVGDLVAEGL, from the coding sequence ATGTACAAAATCGGTCTCATCCCTGGCGATGGAATCGGCCCCGAAGTGACGCGCGAAGCAATGAAGGTCTTCGGGGCAGCAGCCGAACAGGAAGGAATACAATACGAGACAGTCGAATACGATGTCGGCGGTGACCGGTATCTTGCAACCGGTGAAGTGTTGCCGGATTCCGTTTTAGAGGAACTCCGGGGATTAGACGCTATCTACCTCGGCGCAATCGGACACCCTGATGTCAAACCCGGTATTTTAGAGAAAGGCATCCTGCTCAAGGTCCGGTTTGAACTCGATCTCTATATCAATCTCCGTCCCGTCAAACTCTATCCCGGTGTCCCGACACCCGTGAAAGACAAAGGACCTGAAGAAATTGATTTCATCATTGTTCGCGAGAATACCGAAGGCTTATACGCCGGTATCGGTGGTTTCCTAAAACGCGGCACGCGGGATGAAGTTGCGATTCAGGAAATGATTAACACCTACACAGGCGTGGAACGTTGCGTGCGCTATGCTTATGAACTCACGAAAAAGCGCGACAAGGAAAATACGCTGACGCTCTGCGACAAAGCAAACGTCCTCACTTACGCACACGATCTCTGGCGACGTGTCTTTGACGAGGTCGGCGAAGATTATCCGGATATTAAGAAGGAATACGCCTTTGTCGATGCAACAACAATGTGGATGGTGAAAAACCCTGAATGGTTCGATGTCATTGTGACATGCAACATGTTTGGAGACATTATCACCGACCTCGGCGCGATGATTCAGGGGGGCATGGGGGTCGCCGCGTCTGGCAACCTGAACCCAGAAAGCGTCGCTATGTTTGAACCGATCCACGGCTCCGCCCCGCGTTATACTGGCAAAAATCAGATTAATCCGATTGCGGCGATAGGCGCAGCTGGAATGATGCTCGACCATCTTGGGCATGGAGAAGCCGCAACAAAAGTGGAAAAATCCATGAGTGATTTGCTTGCGAGTGGGAAAATCAAGGATCTCGGTGCTGGACGGATGGGCTACACGACTGAAGAGGTTGGCGATCTTGTTGCAGAAGGGTTGTAA
- a CDS encoding ABC transporter substrate-binding protein, with protein MNPKIFRLTLCVLLVLSVAYLSTGEKTEDVEITEEPMPPLKVGLIHPLLNYATFGDGAKLALAEINKAGGVLGRQVELIYKVETGTIAASARELAEMENVVAILGPMFSSSAVKVGPIINIPVIVGATGADVTNTGNDPRDFLFLVANSNALQAKVMASFVVNDLGKKTAAMVWQNGDVYSKGFVNAFDANFQELGGRIVANQIYEQGDTMFDGQLGIIKDASPDVLLLASFPPETPIIVKQAREMGIKSTFIGSDGWDDSLMLDILEDNTPLENSYYCSISDELAADFTDAYETMFKNQVIGIAPLGYDAMRLLAIAIEKAQSTNPVTIRDAVAAITDYQGATTISGFDGNRHPVKPAASIRVLKIVDGQPQQYTVVKADE; from the coding sequence ATGAATCCGAAAATTTTTAGGTTAACACTATGCGTATTACTTGTACTCTCAGTTGCTTACCTTTCTACGGGGGAGAAAACAGAAGATGTCGAAATAACTGAAGAACCGATGCCTCCACTTAAAGTGGGTTTGATTCATCCATTGCTGAATTACGCCACTTTCGGCGACGGTGCCAAACTCGCCTTAGCCGAAATCAACAAGGCAGGCGGTGTGCTTGGGAGGCAGGTAGAGCTTATCTATAAAGTGGAAACAGGAACCATTGCGGCTTCTGCAAGAGAATTAGCTGAAATGGAAAATGTTGTTGCTATATTAGGTCCGATGTTTTCAAGTAGTGCTGTTAAAGTTGGACCGATCATCAATATCCCTGTCATTGTGGGTGCAACAGGTGCTGATGTGACGAATACTGGGAATGATCCCAGAGATTTCCTCTTTCTCGTGGCGAATTCAAATGCCTTGCAAGCAAAAGTCATGGCAAGCTTTGTGGTGAACGACCTCGGAAAGAAAACTGCAGCGATGGTTTGGCAGAACGGGGATGTCTACTCTAAAGGCTTCGTGAACGCATTTGATGCGAATTTCCAGGAACTTGGCGGTCGCATTGTTGCCAATCAAATCTATGAACAGGGCGATACAATGTTTGATGGACAACTTGGGATCATCAAAGATGCAAGCCCTGATGTTTTGCTTCTCGCGAGTTTTCCGCCAGAGACCCCGATCATAGTGAAACAGGCACGGGAGATGGGTATTAAGTCCACCTTTATCGGCAGCGATGGTTGGGATGATTCGTTGATGTTAGACATTTTAGAGGATAACACCCCTCTCGAAAATTCCTACTATTGTAGTATCTCGGATGAGCTTGCTGCAGATTTTACGGATGCTTATGAAACAATGTTTAAAAATCAGGTTATTGGTATCGCACCATTAGGTTACGATGCCATGCGGTTATTGGCAATAGCGATTGAAAAAGCGCAATCAACAAACCCTGTTACGATTCGGGATGCGGTTGCTGCTATCACTGACTACCAAGGGGCGACAACTATTTCTGGCTTTGATGGGAATCGTCATCCTGTCAAACCTGCCGCGAGTATCCGTGTGTTGAAAATTGTTGATGGTCAACCGCAGCAATACACTGTTGTGAAAGCAGATGAGTAG
- a CDS encoding carbohydrate kinase has product MAIYVAMYLRHRRRTLISEARLETILNQFQDQRILVVGDFYLDAYWYIDKTRSTLSLETPWHTNPVVEQRYSPGAAGTVTNNLKALGVGVVYTLGVIGEDGFGGTLLECLQTNECLTDFMIQVPEWVTPTYLKPIHRGYEGVETEGPRFDIENQSAMDETVETAVIDALRNCIPLVDGVIVGDQMPIENLGVITDRVREELCELGGAFPDKIFFVDSRTRIGKYRNVIIKPNRFEAKRTLQPAWHGQEVDIEVARQCAVALAEQTQRTVYVTLGENGILVYGDGAFTHIPGISIHDEIDPVGAGDSVSAGLVATLCSLRTSQAEAFAEAAYVGNLVASITVTKIGTTGTASPAEILQRHRDHENL; this is encoded by the coding sequence ATGGCTATCTACGTTGCAATGTATTTAAGGCACCGGAGGCGCACATTGATTAGCGAAGCGCGCTTGGAGACGATTCTCAACCAATTTCAGGACCAGCGGATTCTGGTTGTTGGCGATTTTTATCTTGATGCCTATTGGTACATAGATAAGACTCGTTCAACACTCTCCTTAGAAACGCCGTGGCATACCAATCCCGTTGTAGAGCAACGCTATAGTCCTGGCGCGGCAGGGACTGTCACAAATAACCTGAAGGCGTTAGGTGTGGGTGTCGTCTATACGTTGGGTGTTATCGGTGAAGACGGGTTCGGTGGGACGCTGCTGGAATGCCTACAGACGAACGAATGCCTGACGGATTTTATGATACAGGTGCCGGAGTGGGTGACACCTACCTATCTTAAACCTATTCATCGTGGCTATGAAGGCGTGGAGACGGAGGGACCGCGGTTCGATATTGAGAACCAATCGGCGATGGATGAGACAGTCGAAACTGCTGTGATTGATGCCCTTCGAAATTGTATACCGCTTGTTGATGGTGTAATTGTCGGGGATCAGATGCCGATTGAGAACTTAGGCGTTATCACCGACCGCGTGAGAGAAGAATTATGCGAGTTGGGAGGGGCGTTTCCTGATAAAATCTTTTTCGTCGACTCCCGCACGCGGATTGGGAAGTATCGAAACGTTATCATTAAGCCGAATCGGTTTGAGGCGAAACGTACCCTTCAACCAGCATGGCATGGGCAAGAGGTTGATATCGAAGTGGCGAGACAGTGCGCCGTTGCCCTCGCAGAACAGACGCAACGGACGGTCTATGTCACCCTTGGGGAAAACGGTATTCTCGTCTATGGTGACGGTGCGTTCACACACATCCCCGGTATCTCGATTCATGATGAGATCGATCCTGTTGGAGCGGGCGACAGTGTTTCGGCGGGACTCGTTGCAACGCTCTGTAGTCTACGCACTTCACAAGCGGAGGCATTTGCTGAGGCGGCTTATGTCGGCAATTTGGTGGCTTCGATTACCGTCACCAAAATCGGCACGACGGGGACAGCATCACCCGCAGAAATCCTACAACGTCATCGGGATCATGAGAATCTATGA
- a CDS encoding nitroreductase family protein — translation MNIFDAITQRRSHRGTFQDRPIDAADLEKLVEAARWTPSPFNVQPWELVLIQETAGKVALAEVTEHAIVEQFKDAKFLDDNSRWMRLTEADLKKLGDGVLLTDHVTLPKLLQDAPEGVLEGMLKNAKAFTLLGHLGAGKIPAQEIAAQVREAPLLMLVTMNCKRYPPGDGGTRWMWLSMGMLIQNVLLAATALGIGVQFVSAPLERPADRERIRQLFNMPTSHEVITLLRMGYIEEGRGNSVRLQPSEFVHLEKVE, via the coding sequence ATGAATATTTTTGACGCCATAACACAGCGCCGAAGCCATCGCGGGACGTTTCAGGACCGCCCAATTGATGCAGCAGACCTTGAAAAGCTTGTTGAGGCTGCGCGATGGACGCCCTCGCCGTTCAATGTTCAACCGTGGGAACTTGTGCTGATCCAAGAAACAGCGGGCAAGGTTGCACTCGCCGAGGTAACGGAGCACGCTATCGTTGAACAGTTCAAAGATGCCAAGTTTCTTGATGACAATAGTCGTTGGATGCGTCTCACGGAGGCGGATTTGAAGAAATTAGGGGATGGCGTGCTACTGACTGACCACGTTACGTTGCCGAAATTGCTTCAGGATGCGCCAGAGGGGGTATTGGAAGGGATGTTGAAGAACGCGAAGGCGTTTACACTATTGGGACACTTAGGGGCAGGGAAGATACCCGCTCAGGAGATCGCCGCACAGGTCCGTGAAGCACCGCTCCTCATGCTGGTTACGATGAACTGCAAGAGATACCCGCCTGGTGACGGCGGAACACGATGGATGTGGTTGAGTATGGGGATGTTAATTCAAAATGTGCTGCTCGCGGCAACTGCGTTGGGCATCGGCGTGCAGTTTGTCAGCGCCCCTTTGGAACGCCCGGCGGATCGTGAACGGATTCGTCAACTTTTCAATATGCCGACCTCTCATGAAGTGATTACGCTGCTCAGGATGGGATATATTGAAGAGGGTCGTGGGAACTCTGTCCGGTTACAACCCTCAGAGTTTGTTCACCTTGAAAAGGTAGAATAG
- a CDS encoding DUF3060 domain-containing protein, with protein sequence MSLTSSCLSITISGSSTSIRRVSIPMVWIIGWNVSISGGAASKSDRVT encoded by the coding sequence ATTTCTTTGACCTCTTCGTGTCTGTCAATAACTATATCCGGTTCTTCCACAAGTATCCGTAGGGTTTCAATACCGATGGTTTGGATCATCGGATGGAACGTCAGTATTTCCGGTGGAGCGGCTTCAAAAAGCGATCGGGTGACATAA
- a CDS encoding TonB-dependent receptor: MYYSKYIKLIVFTLSIFIGVAMCAFTTVMADQHAEAAEEAEATEEAEASEEASEETSETDAPVRLESLVVVGSRAQPRSVLDSAVPIDIVSNESFEKQGGADLPDLLRTLVPSYNVNTQPISDASTVVRPANLRGLAPDHTLVLVNGKRRHRAAVIHWLGNGLSDGSQGPDLAPIPAIALQQVEVLRDGASAQYGSDAIAGVMNFQLKDNYEGGSFEFKPGIYQYGDGRQFAVAGNIGLGNPDAWSSLSFEYGGADPTIRSVQRNDAISLINAGNFSVKDPAQIWGQPIIENDIKLFANYGATLTDDIDFYGHANYARKRVEGGFYFRNPNTRGGVFSTTGGKTLLVGDMRGLTNEMADWEARKATAEAAGQEFTELSPHDADDIPITNHVPDPERLQAVKNDPNLFTFQEMFPGGFTPRFGAFMWDTSVVVGVKGTALRDTLGKDLTWDLSGSFGRNHADFFIFNTVNASLGPDTPTYFDPGDYIQTDYNLNFDVTYPLSDMVFLASGLEYRDEGFEIIEGERESHQIGPLAAQGFTAASNGFSGFSPVAAGKWYRSNVAMYLETEIRPIDPLLIALAVRGEQFEIFGSTLNYKAAANYKITETMRLRGSYSTGFRAPTPGQQNTFNITTEYDFAKGDLVNKGTIPSTNPAVDVVTGKEDNSLDPETSNNFTGGFTVDILGVNFTMDFFDIRLKNRLSVSQHFKLTDAQKAQLIAAGVTSAANLETFQFFINDFSTTTNGIDTVVTAPIPNGTLIAVYNFTNTTVTDHNPDTLDDHRIRELQENLPAHRGSLTVFQSITDAWGVLGRASYFSGWFDSEDYLQNPDVPGTGEYSGKVIFDLETSYTVGAGLTLTLGGRNILNTYPDENPNGADSVGNKYGQFSPFGFDGAYWYAKVGYSF; the protein is encoded by the coding sequence ATGTATTACAGTAAATATATCAAACTGATCGTCTTCACACTCAGTATCTTTATAGGAGTTGCGATGTGTGCGTTTACGACGGTTATGGCGGACCAACACGCCGAGGCGGCAGAAGAAGCGGAGGCCACAGAGGAAGCTGAAGCGTCTGAAGAGGCGTCTGAAGAAACATCGGAAACGGATGCTCCTGTGAGGCTTGAGAGTCTCGTTGTTGTGGGGAGTCGTGCGCAACCGCGTTCCGTCTTGGATTCGGCAGTCCCGATTGACATTGTATCCAACGAATCCTTTGAGAAGCAGGGTGGCGCGGATCTACCGGATCTACTGAGAACTTTGGTGCCATCTTATAACGTCAATACGCAGCCAATTAGCGATGCGTCAACAGTGGTCCGTCCGGCAAATTTACGGGGACTTGCCCCAGACCATACGCTGGTGCTCGTTAACGGTAAACGGCGACACCGTGCCGCGGTGATTCACTGGCTCGGGAACGGTTTGTCTGATGGCTCACAGGGACCTGACCTGGCACCTATTCCCGCAATTGCCCTGCAACAGGTAGAGGTCCTCCGTGATGGCGCATCCGCACAATACGGCTCTGATGCCATTGCGGGTGTGATGAACTTCCAATTGAAAGACAACTACGAAGGCGGCTCGTTCGAATTCAAACCCGGTATCTACCAATACGGCGACGGTAGACAATTTGCGGTCGCTGGCAACATCGGTTTAGGGAATCCAGACGCCTGGAGTAGCCTCAGTTTTGAATACGGGGGTGCAGATCCCACCATCCGTTCTGTGCAACGTAATGATGCGATAAGTTTGATTAACGCAGGCAATTTTAGTGTGAAAGACCCGGCGCAAATTTGGGGACAGCCGATTATAGAGAATGACATCAAATTGTTTGCCAACTACGGTGCGACCCTTACGGATGACATCGACTTCTATGGGCACGCCAACTACGCCCGCAAACGGGTTGAAGGCGGATTCTATTTCCGTAACCCGAATACCCGCGGTGGTGTGTTTAGTACAACAGGTGGGAAAACGTTGCTCGTCGGGGATATGCGGGGTTTGACAAACGAAATGGCGGATTGGGAAGCCCGAAAGGCGACAGCGGAGGCCGCCGGACAGGAGTTTACCGAACTCTCACCTCATGATGCTGACGATATCCCGATAACCAACCACGTTCCGGATCCCGAACGGTTGCAAGCCGTCAAGAACGATCCGAATCTATTCACATTCCAAGAGATGTTCCCAGGCGGGTTCACACCCAGATTCGGGGCATTCATGTGGGATACTTCCGTCGTCGTTGGCGTTAAAGGCACCGCGCTCAGAGACACGTTGGGTAAGGACTTAACGTGGGATCTGAGTGGCTCTTTTGGACGCAACCATGCTGATTTCTTTATCTTCAATACCGTTAATGCTTCGCTCGGTCCAGATACACCGACATATTTTGATCCGGGCGACTATATCCAAACGGATTATAACCTCAACTTTGATGTAACCTATCCGCTCAGCGACATGGTGTTCCTCGCTTCGGGTTTGGAATATCGGGATGAAGGATTTGAAATCATAGAGGGCGAACGCGAGTCGCATCAGATCGGGCCCCTCGCAGCGCAAGGCTTCACTGCCGCATCCAATGGGTTTTCGGGGTTCAGTCCGGTTGCAGCAGGCAAGTGGTACCGTTCCAACGTTGCGATGTATCTGGAAACTGAAATCAGACCGATTGATCCGCTCCTGATCGCGCTCGCTGTGCGCGGTGAACAATTTGAGATTTTCGGTAGCACCCTGAACTACAAAGCCGCTGCAAACTACAAGATTACGGAAACCATGCGGTTGCGGGGAAGTTATAGTACTGGGTTCCGTGCACCGACACCCGGACAGCAAAATACGTTCAACATTACCACTGAATACGATTTTGCGAAGGGGGATCTTGTTAATAAAGGAACAATTCCTTCCACCAACCCCGCTGTTGATGTTGTGACAGGCAAGGAAGATAACTCGCTTGACCCGGAAACGTCAAATAACTTCACAGGTGGATTTACCGTCGATATTTTGGGCGTAAATTTCACGATGGACTTTTTTGATATTCGGCTGAAAAACCGGTTATCTGTGTCACAACACTTTAAATTGACTGACGCGCAGAAGGCGCAGCTCATCGCCGCAGGTGTAACCAGCGCGGCGAATCTGGAAACATTCCAGTTCTTTATCAATGACTTCTCTACTACAACCAATGGTATTGATACCGTCGTTACAGCACCAATACCCAACGGAACTCTCATCGCTGTGTATAACTTTACGAACACCACAGTTACCGATCACAATCCGGACACGCTGGACGATCATCGAATCAGGGAACTGCAAGAGAATTTACCCGCACACCGCGGCAGCCTGACTGTCTTTCAATCCATAACGGATGCGTGGGGGGTGCTCGGACGTGCCAGTTATTTCAGCGGTTGGTTCGATTCTGAAGATTACTTACAGAATCCAGATGTGCCAGGCACTGGAGAATACTCTGGAAAGGTTATTTTCGACTTAGAAACCTCTTACACCGTGGGGGCCGGATTGACTCTCACGCTCGGTGGAAGAAATATCCTTAATACCTATCCCGATGAAAATCCGAATGGTGCTGATTCTGTCGGCAACAAATACGGTCAGTTCAGTCCGTTCGGTTTTGATGGGGCGTACTGGTATGCCAAAGTCGGATACAGTTTCTAA
- a CDS encoding class I SAM-dependent methyltransferase: MSNQTRDAEYTMGRSKEETERLIEQSQLYDEVTRRFFLRSGIAKGMKVLDVGSGAGDVALTLAEFVGPDGSVIGVDVNPDILKTAQSRADAEGLSNVEFIAGDIRTLELPDDFDAIVGRLVLLYMADPAEALKKLVTHLRSSGIVAFQDTELALYRVVAHPSTPLINQLIEWGLAVFERSGAHLNMGMELYRVFVDAGLPEPTLHFEAPMGGPKDWPGYAYLANSFRSLVPLMEAYGIATAEEIDIDTLAERIQAEVTTSKRPLLLPPHITAYASLTA; this comes from the coding sequence ATGAGCAATCAGACCCGAGACGCAGAATATACAATGGGCCGCAGCAAAGAGGAGACGGAACGCCTCATCGAGCAATCACAACTTTATGACGAGGTAACACGGCGTTTTTTTCTCAGAAGTGGCATTGCCAAAGGAATGAAAGTCCTTGATGTTGGGAGTGGTGCCGGCGATGTGGCACTCACGCTCGCCGAATTTGTCGGTCCCGATGGCTCGGTTATTGGGGTAGATGTCAACCCTGATATTCTCAAAACGGCACAGAGCCGAGCGGATGCCGAGGGTCTTTCAAATGTTGAATTCATCGCAGGCGATATCCGAACCCTTGAACTCCCAGACGACTTTGATGCGATTGTTGGACGGCTTGTACTGTTGTATATGGCAGACCCAGCAGAGGCACTTAAAAAGTTAGTTACCCATCTCCGCAGCAGCGGAATTGTTGCCTTTCAGGATACTGAACTCGCACTCTACCGCGTCGTCGCGCATCCGAGCACGCCTCTGATTAACCAGTTGATTGAATGGGGACTCGCGGTGTTTGAGCGTTCAGGGGCACATCTCAATATGGGGATGGAACTTTACCGCGTGTTCGTTGATGCCGGTTTGCCTGAACCTACCTTACATTTTGAGGCACCCATGGGTGGACCTAAAGACTGGCCCGGGTACGCGTATCTCGCCAACAGTTTTAGGAGCCTTGTGCCACTGATGGAGGCTTACGGCATTGCCACGGCTGAGGAGATCGATATTGACACACTCGCAGAACGGATACAAGCGGAAGTCACGACATCGAAACGACCGCTCCTGTTGCCACCGCATATCACGGCGTATGCCTCTCTAACGGCATAG
- a CDS encoding methyltransferase domain-containing protein: MAKNNSGSLHLSPRDATYTLGRTSHETTRLIEQSRIYGESTQRLCKRAGITEGMRVLEIGSGAGDVALTIAELVGPAGQIVGVDVNAAILDTARQRVTDAGIRNVEFIAGDARELAFADKFDAIVGRFVLMYMADPREAFATLMTHLKPGGIAAFQEPEYTLYPAFLHPDTPLINQLIRWILDVFEHSGAHLDMGLGLYRAFLDAGLPPPMMHLESPIGAAKTWAGYRYMATIFQSLLPLLEKYGLATAEQVGVGTLATRLREEVLASKRPFFLPLHITAHAVLPT, translated from the coding sequence ATGGCGAAAAATAACTCAGGTAGTTTACATCTTTCACCTCGCGATGCCACCTATACCTTAGGGCGTACCTCACACGAAACAACGCGCCTCATTGAGCAATCAAGAATCTATGGGGAATCGACGCAACGTCTCTGTAAGCGCGCCGGTATAACGGAAGGGATGCGAGTCCTTGAGATCGGTAGTGGGGCGGGTGATGTTGCCCTCACGATCGCTGAACTTGTCGGACCCGCGGGACAGATTGTTGGTGTGGATGTCAATGCCGCAATTCTTGACACTGCACGCCAGCGCGTAACCGATGCGGGCATACGGAATGTGGAATTTATTGCCGGTGATGCGCGGGAGCTTGCCTTTGCGGACAAATTTGATGCCATTGTTGGACGATTTGTGTTGATGTATATGGCGGATCCAAGGGAGGCATTCGCGACGCTCATGACGCATTTGAAACCGGGGGGTATTGCGGCGTTTCAAGAACCCGAATACACGCTCTATCCAGCGTTTTTACACCCCGATACGCCGCTCATCAACCAACTGATTCGATGGATTTTGGATGTGTTTGAACATTCAGGAGCACATCTTGACATGGGCCTTGGACTTTATCGTGCTTTTCTTGACGCGGGTTTACCGCCACCCATGATGCATCTTGAATCGCCTATCGGTGCCGCCAAAACTTGGGCGGGTTACCGATACATGGCGACAATCTTTCAGAGTCTCCTTCCGCTCTTAGAAAAATACGGACTTGCAACGGCGGAACAGGTCGGTGTGGGTACATTAGCCACACGGCTGCGAGAAGAGGTGCTTGCGTCGAAGCGTCCATTTTTCTTGCCGTTGCACATAACTGCGCATGCAGTACTTCCAACCTAA
- the rpsF gene encoding 30S ribosomal protein S6, producing MNLCSLLLFQKRWSHQSEERHENLNPYELLLIITPDHDENEAEALTNQVKSIIEGGGTLLKVDPWGKKRLAYPIRKRNEGYYVLYIFECVPSFVAELNQSLHVIEAILRYMVVQYEDDIDKLKAEITAETAEVEESTSNKKSASDKESTSGDNAEAEDTTEGAEAEDKAASA from the coding sequence ATTAATCTCTGCTCTCTGCTTTTATTTCAAAAGCGGTGGAGCCATCAGTCCGAAGAGAGGCATGAAAATTTGAATCCTTATGAACTCCTGCTTATCATTACTCCCGACCACGATGAAAACGAAGCAGAGGCTCTTACGAATCAGGTAAAGAGCATCATCGAAGGTGGCGGGACTCTCCTGAAGGTTGATCCCTGGGGAAAAAAACGACTCGCGTATCCTATTCGGAAACGGAATGAGGGGTATTATGTGCTCTATATTTTTGAGTGCGTACCGAGTTTTGTTGCAGAATTGAACCAATCCCTGCATGTCATTGAAGCGATTTTACGGTATATGGTCGTCCAATACGAGGATGATATTGATAAGTTGAAAGCCGAAATAACCGCTGAGACCGCCGAGGTCGAAGAATCAACGTCAAATAAGAAATCGGCATCGGATAAGGAATCAACGTCGGGTGATAATGCAGAGGCTGAAGATACAACAGAGGGTGCGGAGGCTGAAGATAAAGCAGCATCTGCCTGA
- a CDS encoding single-stranded DNA-binding protein produces the protein MASYNRVILLGNLTRDPEMKYIPSGTAVTNFGLAMSERYTDRQTGEQKENVCFVDVEAWGRQAEIASEYLSKGRPVFIEGALKFDSWETEDGTRRNKLSVRAFRLQLIGGRRDDDEMAGGYTDAQPAAASTQTASYQDTPAPDASNAPSATEDDIPF, from the coding sequence ATGGCAAGTTACAACAGGGTCATACTGCTGGGGAATCTTACCCGCGACCCCGAAATGAAATATATTCCAAGCGGAACTGCCGTTACGAACTTTGGACTCGCTATGAGTGAGCGGTATACTGACCGGCAGACCGGTGAACAGAAAGAGAATGTCTGCTTTGTTGATGTAGAGGCGTGGGGCAGGCAAGCTGAGATTGCAAGCGAGTATTTGAGCAAAGGGCGACCTGTCTTCATTGAGGGGGCTCTCAAGTTTGATTCTTGGGAAACTGAGGATGGAACGAGAAGGAACAAACTTTCAGTTCGCGCCTTTCGACTCCAATTAATCGGTGGACGACGCGATGACGATGAAATGGCCGGTGGTTACACCGATGCCCAACCCGCAGCTGCGTCAACGCAGACTGCATCTTATCAGGACACACCTGCGCCTGATGCGAGCAACGCCCCTTCCGCAACAGAGGACGACATTCCGTTTTAG